Proteins encoded in a region of the Pseudomonas denitrificans (nom. rej.) genome:
- a CDS encoding FMN-dependent NADH-azoreductase — protein sequence MSRVLVIESSARQEGSVSRQLTRDFIAQWQAAHPADDIQVRDLAVEQVPHLDANLLGGWMKPAQEHSEIERAALERSNQLTAELQAADVLVLAAPMYNFAIPSTLKSWLDHVLRAGVTFQYTETGPQGLLTGKRAFVLTSRGGVYAGGALDHQEPYLRQALGFVGIHDVTFIHAEGLNMGGEFAEKGLAKAKAQLAAIA from the coding sequence ATGTCCCGCGTTCTGGTTATCGAAAGCAGTGCCCGTCAGGAAGGTTCCGTTTCCCGCCAGCTGACCCGCGATTTCATCGCCCAGTGGCAGGCCGCCCACCCGGCCGACGACATCCAGGTCCGCGACCTGGCCGTAGAACAGGTGCCGCACCTGGACGCCAACCTTCTGGGTGGCTGGATGAAGCCGGCGCAGGAGCACAGCGAGATCGAACGCGCCGCGCTGGAACGCTCCAACCAGCTGACCGCCGAGCTGCAGGCTGCCGACGTGCTGGTCCTGGCTGCGCCAATGTACAACTTCGCCATCCCCAGCACCCTGAAATCCTGGCTGGACCACGTGCTGCGCGCCGGTGTCACCTTCCAGTACACCGAGACCGGCCCGCAGGGCCTGCTCACCGGCAAGCGCGCCTTCGTCCTGACCAGTCGCGGTGGCGTCTACGCCGGCGGTGCGCTGGATCACCAGGAGCCCTACCTGCGCCAGGCGCTGGGCTTCGTCGGCATCCACGACGTGACCTTCATCCATGCCGAGGGCCTGAACATGGGCGGTGAATTCGCCGAGAAGGGCCTCGCCAAGGCCAAGGCTCAGCTCGCCGCCATCGCCTGA
- a CDS encoding 3-phosphoglycerate kinase — protein MKKFCCAVLAMLPLTALAYPIEVQKSLNGTEMDIETQDIGDQMGAILLRNGGQQPVTCTAVFVNGPETPHVRKATIAPGKEANLTSSFSRAVIKLRIKLTCNPS, from the coding sequence ATGAAAAAATTCTGTTGTGCCGTTCTGGCCATGTTGCCGCTGACCGCCCTGGCCTATCCCATCGAAGTGCAGAAGAGCCTCAATGGCACCGAGATGGACATCGAGACCCAGGATATCGGCGACCAGATGGGGGCGATCCTCCTGCGCAACGGCGGCCAGCAGCCGGTGACCTGCACCGCGGTCTTCGTCAACGGTCCCGAGACGCCGCATGTGCGCAAGGCGACCATTGCACCTGGCAAGGAGGCCAATCTGACTTCCAGCTTCAGCCGCGCAGTGATCAAGCTGCGCATCAAGCTGACCTGTAACCCTTCCTGA
- a CDS encoding LysR family transcriptional regulator, which produces MKAPRVTLDQWRTLQAVVDHGGFAQAAEALHRSQSSISYTVARMQEQLGVPLLRIDGRKAVLTEAGEVLLRRSRQLVKSAGQLEELAHHMEQGWEPEVRLVVDAAYPTVRLVRSLSAFMPQSRGCRVLLREEVLSGVEEALVQGHADLAISGLNIPGHLGADLSIVDFVAVAHPDHPLHRLQREVTHQDLETQMQVVIRDSGRLQPRDVGWLGAEQRWTVGSLATAATFVSNGLGFAWLPRHMIERELRDGQLKPLLMKQGGVRESRFYLYPNKEKPLGPATQILVELLTTFANVPLDAHFAAPESPA; this is translated from the coding sequence ATGAAAGCGCCCCGCGTTACCCTGGATCAGTGGAGAACCCTGCAGGCCGTGGTCGATCACGGCGGCTTCGCCCAGGCGGCCGAAGCCCTGCACCGTTCGCAGTCGTCGATCAGCTACACCGTGGCGCGCATGCAGGAGCAGCTCGGCGTGCCGCTGCTGCGCATCGACGGACGCAAGGCCGTGCTCACCGAGGCCGGTGAAGTACTGCTACGCCGCTCGCGGCAACTGGTGAAATCCGCCGGCCAGCTGGAAGAACTGGCCCACCACATGGAACAGGGCTGGGAGCCGGAAGTGCGCCTGGTCGTCGACGCCGCCTACCCCACCGTGCGTCTGGTGCGTTCGCTGTCGGCCTTCATGCCACAGAGCCGCGGCTGCCGCGTGCTGCTGCGCGAAGAGGTGCTGTCGGGTGTGGAGGAAGCGCTGGTGCAGGGCCACGCAGACCTCGCCATCAGTGGCCTGAACATTCCCGGCCACCTGGGCGCCGATCTCTCCATCGTCGACTTCGTCGCTGTCGCCCATCCCGATCACCCACTGCATCGCCTGCAACGCGAGGTCACCCACCAGGACCTGGAAACCCAGATGCAGGTGGTCATCCGCGACTCCGGCCGCCTGCAACCGCGCGACGTCGGCTGGCTCGGCGCCGAGCAGCGCTGGACCGTCGGCAGCCTCGCCACCGCCGCCACCTTCGTCAGCAACGGCCTGGGCTTCGCCTGGCTGCCGCGGCACATGATCGAGCGTGAACTGCGCGACGGGCAGCTCAAGCCGTTGCTGATGAAACAGGGCGGCGTGCGCGAGAGCCGCTTCTATCTTTACCCGAACAAGGAAAAGCCCCTGGGCCCGGCCACGCAGATCCTCGTGGAACTGCTGACCACCTTCGCCAATGTGCCCCTCGACGCCCATTTCGCCGCCCCGGAAAGCCCGGCCTGA